CCCGGCCATCCCGACCAGCGCCGCCGCGTACCCCAGGGCGGTAAGCAGCAGGCGGCGCCGGGTCGCGGTCTCCACCCACCGCAGCAGGTACGGCCGCAGGTACAGGCCGCCGAGAAAGAACACCAGGTTCTGGTAGACCCCGCCCCGGTTGCCCGGGATGGCGAGCAGACCGGCCGCGGCGGCGGCGGAGAGGATGGCCGCGGCGGCGAGCAGCATCGGTCGGGGGATCCGGCGGGCCGCCTTGGCGACCGCGAAGTAGAGCGCGAGGGCGTAGAGGTACCAGAGGTTGGACGGGGTGACCGTGAGTTCGGCCAGCAGGCCGGGCGCCGAGGTGGCCCGGTCGGTCGGGAAGCCGGGCGCGGCGGCGAGCAGCACGGTGTGGATCAGCAGCCAGCCGGCGTACAGGTAGAGGAACCGGGCGATCCGGGACCGGACGACCGACCGCCACGGCCGGTCGACGGCGTTCGCGGCGAACAGCCCGGAGATGGCGAAGAACAGCGGCATGCGCAGCGGCAGCAACTGCTCGCCCAGCGCTCCCCACACTCCCGGCAGTGGTACGCCGAGATGCCACTCGATCCGCAGGTAGTGCTTCACGATGACGTGCCAGAGCACCACGAGGACGATGCAGGCACCCTTGGCGACGTCGGCCCAGCGGGCCCGGGGCGACGGCGTCGGGGGGACGCCGCCCGGCGCGGCGGGCAGGAACGGCGGGGAACTCACCCGAGCGAAGGTGCCACCGGCATGTCCGGAGGCGGTGCGCGAACTGTCACGACCAGGTAATAGCGGCGCCGTCCGGTGGTGCCCGTCGTCCCGGTCGGAAGTTCCGGTACGGCGGGGGGGTCGACACCCGGACGTGTCCCGACGGATACGACATCACCGGCTCGGCCCGTCCCGCCCCGCCGCGTCCGACTCCTCCGCGCAGATTCGGTCAGCTGCCCGACAGTCCACTACGGACATCGCATCGCGCTCCGTAGCGTCGCGGACGCCCGATGTGATCCCGATCGTCGCCGAGGGAGTCGTCGATGCGCCTGTTCCCGTTCCGTCCCCTCCGCCCGCTGCTGGCCGTACTGCTCGGTGTGCCGCTGTTCCTGGTGCCCGGCGCCGGGCCGGCCGCCGGAGCGCCGGTGCACGAGCTGGCGGTCAGCGCGGCTCCGAACCGGTCCGCGGCGGTACCGCTGCCGGAGGCGACCCTCGGCGAGACCGGGTACGTCTTCGTCCGGCCGGAGTCGGAGATCGTCCGGGTCCGGTTCTTCCTGGACGACCCGACGATGGCGGGACCGCCCCGGCAGACCGAGGGCGCGGCGCCGTACGACTTCGCGGGCACCGCCGCCGACGGTACGGCGCAACCGTG
The nucleotide sequence above comes from Plantactinospora soyae. Encoded proteins:
- a CDS encoding acyltransferase family protein, with product MSSPPFLPAAPGGVPPTPSPRARWADVAKGACIVLVVLWHVIVKHYLRIEWHLGVPLPGVWGALGEQLLPLRMPLFFAISGLFAANAVDRPWRSVVRSRIARFLYLYAGWLLIHTVLLAAAPGFPTDRATSAPGLLAELTVTPSNLWYLYALALYFAVAKAARRIPRPMLLAAAAILSAAAAAGLLAIPGNRGGVYQNLVFFLGGLYLRPYLLRWVETATRRRLLLTALGYAAALVGMAGAGAQGWPGVWLLVSVAAVAFGLTAAARVARCRRTGDALAALGRRTLPVYVLHLPLLALADRMLLGPLSGLGRAGQLGLTLGYPVLLTAALLGLSLALHQGLLALRAGWLFELPAPGRVGRRRRPGRWRRVPAAVPQGWRG